A region of the Mycoplasma capricolum subsp. capricolum ATCC 27343 genome:
AGAATTACAAAAGCAAATTAATGATTTTATTGATGTAGTTTTAGCAAATGGATTATATGCAATTTTAAAAGAAATTATTAGACAACACTATGATTTAAATGAAGTATTTTGTAGATTGCCAATGACTCAATCAATCTCTCAATATGCATTAAAAGCAAAAGAAATTCAAGAAAAATATTTAAAAGATTTTTAGAGTATGAATAGTTTAATTTTATTTACTGAAAAAACTACTAATGCTGCTATTAAATCATTTCATTGAGTAGATTATGTAGTATTAGTAATTTACTTATTATTTACATTATCAATTGGTCTATACTTTCAACTTAAATCAAAACTACAAAAAGCTAATAATACTGATGAATATTTTAAAGCTGGAGGAAAAACCCCAGGTTGAGTAGCTGGTTTTTCAATTTATGCAACTACTTTATCAGCTATTACTTATATGGCTACACCAGCAAAAGCCTTTTCATCAGACTGGCTATTTGCATTTGGAAATTTAACAATTTTTATTGCAACTCCATTATTGATTAGATTTATAATTCCGTTTTTTAAAAAATTAAACGATGTTTCTGGATATGGTTTTTTAGAAAAACGTTTTAGTTACTTTTTAAGAGTATCTGCTAGTTTAATGTTTATTTTATTTCATGTTATTAGGGTTGGTTTAATTATTTATCTACCAACTATTGCTTTAACAGCAGTTACAAATATTAATCCTTATTTAATAGCAATAATTATAGGTGTATTTTGTGTAATTTCAACTGTTTTAGGTGGTTTAAATGGTGTTATTTGATCTGATTTTATTCAAGCTGTTGTCTTAATAGGTGGAATTTTATTAGCAATTATTTTTGCTTTAGTAAAAATAGAAAATCTATCAGAGGTAAATAACATTGTAATTAATAATCATAAATTACTAGAAAAAGAATCAATTATTCCACAAAACTGAGCTAAACCTTGAATACTAGTTTTATTTTTTGGTCAATTAATTAACACTTTTTATCAATATATAGGTTCACAAGATGTTGTTCAAAGATATCAATCAAATCAAAGTTTTAAACAAGTAAAAAAAGGTTTATGAACTAATGCTATTTTAGCTTTAATTACTATTTTACTATTTTATGGTATGGGAACATTATTATATGCTTTTTATGTTCAAAAAACAGGCTTAACTAATATAGAAGATATAATGAAAAGTATTGGAATTAAAGCAAATAACCAAATCTTACCTTATTTTATAGTAACAGTACTACCAGTTGGTATAAGTGGGTTAATAATTGCTGGAATTTATTCAGCATCAATGAGTACAATATCATCATCACTTCATTCAGCTGCTACTTGTATTGTTGAAGATATTTTAGTAAGAATTAAACCTAATTTAAAAGATAAAGAAAAGATGTATTGAGCAAAAGGATTAATTTTAGGTATTGGTTTATTAGGAACTATTGCTTCAATAATTTTAATTATTTCTAAAGCTGATAATTTATTAGATTTATTTGCTGCTGTTATTGGATTATTTGGAACTTCAGTTACTGTAATTTATTTATTAGGTATTTTTACAAAAAGAACTTCAAATATTGGAGCAATTTTAGGATCAATTAGTTCATTTATTATTGTTTTTGCTATTTTTATAGTTAATAAAACATCAAAAACTACTGTAGTTTCAGATTTTTATGGAATTATTTTGGCATTTATAGTTGGATTATTATTAGGATATTTATCAAGTTTTATTTTTAAAAATAAAAAAATTGATAAATTAGAAGGTTTGACTATACATACTTTTTCAAAACAAGATTTTAATAAAATGATTGAAGATGGTGAAAAAGAATGACAAGAAATTAAAGCCAATGAAAATCAATTTAAAAAAGATTTAATTAAAAAAATTAAACAAAAAAAAGTAGCTAAAAGTAATTAGGAGAAAAAATGATTTACGATAAAATTTCTAATTTAAATAGATATTTAAATATTCATAAAAATATTGATTTGGCTATTAAATTCATTCAAGAACATGATTTAAAATCTCTTAAAGATGGAATTAATGTTATAAATGATAAACTATTTTATAATAAATTTACTACAAAAACACTAGATATAAATGATGCTATTTTTGAATCGCATGATAAATATTTAGATCTTCATATCATTATTAGTGGAGATGAATATATTGGTCATGAGTTTGTAAGTGATTTAAAAGAACAAGTTTTATATAATCAAAAAGATGATGTTTATTTATATAAAACAAAAACCACAAAAACAATTTATCAAAACGATCAAAGTTTTTCTTTATTTTTTTCAACAGATGCACATTCACCAAAAATCAAAGCTAACTTTAACCAAATTACTAAAATAGTTTTTAAAATTTTATATGACTAATATAAAAAAATATTTATCTATTGATATTGGTGGAACTTCTATAAAATATGGTGTGTTTAATCAAGAATTACAACCTATATTTACTAATAGTATTAAAACTATTCCTATAAAAGATGAATTAATTAAGCAATTAATTGATATTATTGGCTCTAATTTACCATTTGATGGTATAGGTATAGCAACTGCTGGAGTTGTTGATAAAAATGGAGTAATTAAATTTGCAAATCAAAATATTAAAAATTATTCTAATTTTGACTTAAAAACTTATATAAAAGATTTTTTAATTAGTTGTAAAAATTTAGTTCCAATTGAAATTATTAATGATGCTAATAGCGCTAGTTATATTGAATATGTTAATGATAAAAAAATTAAAAATAGCATCACACTAACTTTAGGAACTGGAGTTGGTATGGGGATTATTTTAAATGAAAAACTTTTTTTAGGAAATAATGGTATAGCTGGAGAAAT
Encoded here:
- a CDS encoding sodium:solute symporter, which gives rise to MNSLILFTEKTTNAAIKSFHWVDYVVLVIYLLFTLSIGLYFQLKSKLQKANNTDEYFKAGGKTPGWVAGFSIYATTLSAITYMATPAKAFSSDWLFAFGNLTIFIATPLLIRFIIPFFKKLNDVSGYGFLEKRFSYFLRVSASLMFILFHVIRVGLIIYLPTIALTAVTNINPYLIAIIIGVFCVISTVLGGLNGVIWSDFIQAVVLIGGILLAIIFALVKIENLSEVNNIVINNHKLLEKESIIPQNWAKPWILVLFFGQLINTFYQYIGSQDVVQRYQSNQSFKQVKKGLWTNAILALITILLFYGMGTLLYAFYVQKTGLTNIEDIMKSIGIKANNQILPYFIVTVLPVGISGLIIAGIYSASMSTISSSLHSAATCIVEDILVRIKPNLKDKEKMYWAKGLILGIGLLGTIASIILIISKADNLLDLFAAVIGLFGTSVTVIYLLGIFTKRTSNIGAILGSISSFIIVFAIFIVNKTSKTTVVSDFYGIILAFIVGLLLGYLSSFIFKNKKIDKLEGLTIHTFSKQDFNKMIEDGEKEWQEIKANENQFKKDLIKKIKQKKVAKSN
- a CDS encoding YhcH/YjgK/YiaL family protein; its protein translation is MIYDKISNLNRYLNIHKNIDLAIKFIQEHDLKSLKDGINVINDKLFYNKFTTKTLDINDAIFESHDKYLDLHIIISGDEYIGHEFVSDLKEQVLYNQKDDVYLYKTKTTKTIYQNDQSFSLFFSTDAHSPKIKANFNQITKIVFKILYD
- a CDS encoding ROK family protein: MTNIKKYLSIDIGGTSIKYGVFNQELQPIFTNSIKTIPIKDELIKQLIDIIGSNLPFDGIGIATAGVVDKNGVIKFANQNIKNYSNFDLKTYIKDFLISCKNLVPIEIINDANSASYIEYVNDKKIKNSITLTLGTGVGMGIILNEKLFLGNNGIAGEIAAIKNSNKIIDTELSWSKFIEKLNQQKYHYDSSDIWTLYNQNDFYKEQIDIYLDKLVNLLCTISYLLSPEVIYLGGGFSYCSEQILELINIRFKKEFVFYNINPIQIKYTLNKNDSGILGVLHLLVDKHFKN